The following nucleotide sequence is from Synechococcus sp. KORDI-52.
TGTTGGTCTGTTTGATCCGAATCGGATCGCCACTGGGGTGCCGGCGATTTTGAACTTGCTGCCAGAGATGTTTCCGCCGGATTTCGCTCGGTGGCCGTTCTGGATCAAGCCTTTGATCGACTCGATGGCGATGAGCATCGCAGGCACCTCCATCGCGGTGTTCTTCTCGCTCCTTCTTTGTTTCTTTGCCGCCCGAAACACCAGCCCCAGCTCGGCGCTTTACGTGATCGCCACGGCAGTGCTCAATGTGACCCGAGCCGTTCCCGAGTTGATCCTCGGCATGATTCTTGTGGCTGCTGTTGGCTTCGGAGCACTGCCCGGAACCCTGGCGCTTGGCCTTCACTCCGTGGGCATGCTCGGCAAGTTTTACGCCGAGGCGATCGAACTCTGCGATCAAGAGCCGATCGAAGCCGCCCGCTCATCGGGGGCATCTGAACTGCAGGTAATCGTTCACAGCATCCTTCCTCAGGTGTTTCCAGCCATGGCGGATGTCACCTTCTACCGCTGGGAATACAACTTCCGGGCTTCGATGGTGGTGGGCGCCGTTGGCGCCGGCGGCATCGGCTTGGAAATCATCAGTGCCCTGCGAATCATGGAGTACCAACAGGTCTCGGCCCTGCTGCTGGTGGTGCTTGTGGTGGTCACAGCACTCGATTCGATGAGCAATGCTCTGCGGCATTGGATGGTGCAATGACGACCCTCATGCGCCATCAACAGCGGCCCCATCTCGTGGTCACGAACTACGTGCAGGAGGAGGTGATCGACTTCCTCTCCGAATTCGCACGGGTCACCGCCAATCGCAGCCGGGAGCCCTGGAGCCGTCGCGCCCTGTTGGAAACAGCAGCGGACGCCGACGGCCTGCTGATGTTCATGCCGGATTGCGTCGATGCCGACTTTCTGGATCACTGCCCGCGGCTGCGCTCGATCGCCGGAGCCCTGCGTGGGTTCGACAACTTCGATCTCTCCGCCTGTGATGCCCGGGGCATTCGCTATCAATTCATCCCCAATTTGTTGGCGGCACCAACGGCAGAACTCACCGTTGCGATGCTGATCAGCCTGGCGCGATCCATCCAGGCAGGAGATGCCTTCATGCGCACAGGCCAGTTCCCTGGATGGCGGCCCAATTTCTACTCCAAGGGAGTGATCAACAGCACGGTTGGCATCGTGGGGATGGGGCAACTCGGCATTGAATTCGCCGAGCGCATGCGGGGCTTTGGCGCAACGCTGCTGTACTGCGATCCCGTTCGTCTTGATCGCCCATCCGAGCAACGTCTTGAACTGCAGCATGTGGAGTTCAACGACGTGATTGAACGCAGTGATCACCTGGTACTGATGGTGCCGCTCACGAACGACACGCTGCATCTGATCAATGCGGATGTGTTGGCCCGGTGCAAACCGGGGGCAGTGCTGGTGAATCCATGCCGCGGCTCGGTGGTGGATGAACAGGCTGTTGTGCGCGCGCTGCAATCAGGCCAGCTGGGGGGCTACGGAGCCGATGTTTTTGAGATGGAGGACTGGGCCCGAGAGGACCACCCCTCTTCCATTCCCCAGGGCTTGCTTGATCAGCGCGATCGCACGGTGCTCACCCCGCACATCGGGTCAGCCGTTCAATCGATCCGAGAAGACATCGCCATGACGGCGGCCCGCAATCTCAAGGCACTTGTTGAGTCCACCCTGATGCCGATCAGATGAGCAACACCACAACCACAACGCACTGGGATCCGAAGGATCTCCTGGAATTCCAAGGGCGTCATCAACAGGACGGCGTCGTGCATGTGCCCGGCTTGGTGGCAAGCGACGCCATGGCTGAGCTGCTGGCTTGGATTGACGACATCTCCAACGCATCGACATTGGGGCGCCACTACTTCGAAAGCACAGACCGTGGTCGGGTCAAAGCGCGAACCGAAGACTTCGCCAAGGATCACCCTCCCCTGCATCAGTTCCTGACCCAAGGGCGGGTGCACGATGTGCTCGAAGCCTTGTTTGGCGAGCCGCCGGTGCTGTTCAAGGAAAAGATCAACTACAAGCACCCCGGTGCCGCCGGGTACGCCCCCCATCAAGATGCCCCGGCCTATCCGTTTGGCTCGCTGCACATCACGATGCTGCTGGCCTTGGATTCAGCGGATAGAAGCAATGGCTGCTTGGAATTCGCCAAGGGGGCCCATCACAACGGGGTGATCGATATGAATGCCGATGGATGCCTCCCGATTGAGCGGGCAGCTCAACTCGAATGGACGCCGATGCCTGTGGCGGCTGGAGACGCGGTGTTCTTCAACTCCTTTGCACCGCACCGCAGCGGCACCAATCGCTCCGATCGTTCGCGCCGCGCGTTGTACGTCACCTACAACGCCAGCTCCGAAGGCGATTTGCGATCGGAGTACTACGACCACAAAAAGCAGGCGCTGGCGGAAGGGCGCGTCAGCTTGATCAACCACTTTCTCGGGGAGGACGTCTCATGACTGCTGCACTGGCCGACCACGCCATCGAATGGATGAAATCCATGCAAGCGGGGAGTCGCGAGGAGCGCGTTGACCTGCTCTTCGCCTATCTCAACACCCATGGGCAATCCAGCTACGACCCATCGGTGACGCAGCTGGAACATGCTCTGCAGACAGCGCATCTGGCCCACCAGGAGTCGCGGCAGCCCCACCTGGTGGTTTCATCACTGCTTCATGACATCGGTCATCTGATGATCGATGAACACGATGAGCAGAGGGATTTCCTCGATCAGGACTGCGCCCATGAGGCCGTCGCAGCCCGAGCACTCTCGGTATTCTTCCCCACGCAGGTTGTTGCCCCCGTACAGCGGCATGTCTCAGCCAAACGGCTGCTGTGCTCCCTCGATGAGACGTATTACGCGGGGCTATCGGATGCATCGAAACGCAGCTTTGCCGTGCAAGGCGGAGAGCTGAGCCGTTCAGAAGCAATGCGGCTTTTGGCCTTGGAGGGGATGGACGATGCCATGACCCTGCGGCGCTGGGACGACCGGGCCAAGGTTCATGGGGTTGAAGTGCCCGACTTGGATGCCTACAGACAGGTGGTCTTGAACCATCTCCTGTAGAGCAGGATTCAAGCGAGGTCAGCTCCCTGGGAGTTGCACACGATTGATCCCAGTTGCACAAAATTCCAGTGACAACTCAGGGACAAGCCCCTCAGACCTGTTCCGGCAACTGATTGCTAAGTGGCAGCAGCGGCCAGAAACCCCAGCGCTGATCAGCAGAATTATTGCCGTCTCCAGGCATGCATCTCATAAAACCAACCAAAGATTCTGTCGAGATGGATTCATCAAAGGCAAAAAGCCGTGAGTAAGGGGATGGTCCACAGCAAACCAAGCTGAATGTCTCAAACGCGGGCGGCTTCGCGAGTTTTTTCCAAACTAAAGAAAATAAATCTGGTTGGGCATTGGCCGCACCCCCTGTTCTGCTGAGTTTGGCGCCCCTGCTGGTGGGTCGTGCCCGTCGCGGTGTGGTGGGCAGTAGTCGTTACGCCAAAACGCTTCGGGAGTCCGTGCGCCAGGCCGCCGCGGATGGCCAGCGGCGAGCGGTCTTCATCCTCGGAGAACCGGGGCTGGAGAAGGACAACCTGGCGGCGCTGATCCACTTCGGATCCCCCCAGCGCAAGGAGTTAATGCTGCGCCTGGATGCGGCTCTGCTCAAGGCTGATGGCAGCGATCTGCTCGAGCCCCTGGATTCCTCGGATGGTCGCTCCCTACTTGAGCTCGTTGGTGACGGCTCACTCCTGATCGATCAGCTCGATCGTGCGCCTGAGGGCCTCAAACCGCTCCTCCTAGAACTACTGGAGGGGCAGCACGGCTTCCGAGGACGCCTGTTTTTCACCTCAGAGACGGTGTGCTCCGACATTGAGCGGCGCTGCAGCCTGATTCGGGTGCCGCCGATACGAGTGCGCCGGCAGGACCTCGGGGAGTGGTTGCGCTATGGGATCCGATTGCGCAGCCGCAAACTCGGCTGGCCCCAGGCCCCTGACGTATCCGAGGCGATAATCAAACGGCTCCAGGCCTACGACTTCCCGAACAACATCCGTGAGCTGGAGACCCTGGTTGACAGGGCCCTGCAGCAGATCCGGCGCCAGGAGGGCAGCACGGTTCCGATGCTGATTCCGGAGGACGTCTTTTGGACGTCGCCTCGCCAACAGCGCTATCGCTTCGATATCTGGCGTTGGAAGCCTCAACTGAGGGAGTGGATGCGAGCCCCATGGCTCTGGAACACTCTGCTCTTCGGCGTGGTCAGCTGGGTATTTGTTTTGGTGAATCTCTGGCTCTGGCTGGGGCCGCAGGACCGGGCCCACAACGGTGCCTTGAACCTCTTCTGGGCCTGGTGGTGGCCGTTGATCCTGCTGGGTTTTCCCCTGGTTGGCCGTCTGTGGTGCTCCTTCTGCCCCTTCATGGTCTGGGGCGAAATCAGCCAACAACTTGCGCGAATCCTGGGTTGGCGACCCGCTCGCTGGCCCCGCGGGGAAACTGACGGGTGGGCCTCCCCCCTGCTGGCGGCGGGCTTCGCCTTGATCCTGCTCTGGGAAGAGGTCTGGAATCTGCAGAACACAGCCTGGCTGAGCAGTTGCTTGCTGTTGTTGATCACCAGCGGGGCGGTGATCGGCTCGCTGCGCTTTGAGAAACGTTTTTGGTGCCGCTATCTCTGTCCCGTTGGCGGCATGAACGGGCTCTTTGCAAAGTTGTCCGTGTTGGAACTCCGCGCCCAGGTCGGCACCTGCAGCGGCAGTTGCAGCAGCTATGCCTGCTTCAAAGGCGGACCGGCCGATGGCGAAGGACTGGCGACAGCGGGTTGCCCGCTCGGCACCCATCCGGCCCACCTGCATGACAACCGCAACTGTGTTCTTTGTTTGACCTGTGCCCAGGCC
It contains:
- a CDS encoding 4Fe-4S binding protein, giving the protein MAAPPVLLSLAPLLVGRARRGVVGSSRYAKTLRESVRQAAADGQRRAVFILGEPGLEKDNLAALIHFGSPQRKELMLRLDAALLKADGSDLLEPLDSSDGRSLLELVGDGSLLIDQLDRAPEGLKPLLLELLEGQHGFRGRLFFTSETVCSDIERRCSLIRVPPIRVRRQDLGEWLRYGIRLRSRKLGWPQAPDVSEAIIKRLQAYDFPNNIRELETLVDRALQQIRRQEGSTVPMLIPEDVFWTSPRQQRYRFDIWRWKPQLREWMRAPWLWNTLLFGVVSWVFVLVNLWLWLGPQDRAHNGALNLFWAWWWPLILLGFPLVGRLWCSFCPFMVWGEISQQLARILGWRPARWPRGETDGWASPLLAAGFALILLWEEVWNLQNTAWLSSCLLLLITSGAVIGSLRFEKRFWCRYLCPVGGMNGLFAKLSVLELRAQVGTCSGSCSSYACFKGGPADGEGLATAGCPLGTHPAHLHDNRNCVLCLTCAQACPHRSVQLAIRPPAADIQREMELPRGEPSLLLVLAGDVCLHQAPRMLAWIPGAPASLVEGPLLPRLLMALLALSIPTLLYGSACLVFNRQRLRRTLYGLLPLIWALLLARHLPLGMGEAGQLLPVSLSPLNGSWTESLPSWQADAHVIAFCQSLAVLLGWGSSVVLLRRQLATHRTSWLGASGLTVALAVAGRWLVAA
- a CDS encoding phosphonate dehydrogenase gives rise to the protein MTTLMRHQQRPHLVVTNYVQEEVIDFLSEFARVTANRSREPWSRRALLETAADADGLLMFMPDCVDADFLDHCPRLRSIAGALRGFDNFDLSACDARGIRYQFIPNLLAAPTAELTVAMLISLARSIQAGDAFMRTGQFPGWRPNFYSKGVINSTVGIVGMGQLGIEFAERMRGFGATLLYCDPVRLDRPSEQRLELQHVEFNDVIERSDHLVLMVPLTNDTLHLINADVLARCKPGAVLVNPCRGSVVDEQAVVRALQSGQLGGYGADVFEMEDWAREDHPSSIPQGLLDQRDRTVLTPHIGSAVQSIREDIAMTAARNLKALVESTLMPIR
- a CDS encoding phytanoyl-CoA dioxygenase family protein gives rise to the protein MSNTTTTTHWDPKDLLEFQGRHQQDGVVHVPGLVASDAMAELLAWIDDISNASTLGRHYFESTDRGRVKARTEDFAKDHPPLHQFLTQGRVHDVLEALFGEPPVLFKEKINYKHPGAAGYAPHQDAPAYPFGSLHITMLLALDSADRSNGCLEFAKGAHHNGVIDMNADGCLPIERAAQLEWTPMPVAAGDAVFFNSFAPHRSGTNRSDRSRRALYVTYNASSEGDLRSEYYDHKKQALAEGRVSLINHFLGEDVS
- the phnE gene encoding phosphonate ABC transporter, permease protein PhnE — protein: MSASVDTHRAILRRHELRWRQQFLRVLVILTAVVGSLAVVGLFDPNRIATGVPAILNLLPEMFPPDFARWPFWIKPLIDSMAMSIAGTSIAVFFSLLLCFFAARNTSPSSALYVIATAVLNVTRAVPELILGMILVAAVGFGALPGTLALGLHSVGMLGKFYAEAIELCDQEPIEAARSSGASELQVIVHSILPQVFPAMADVTFYRWEYNFRASMVVGAVGAGGIGLEIISALRIMEYQQVSALLLVVLVVVTALDSMSNALRHWMVQ